One part of the Andrena cerasifolii isolate SP2316 chromosome 4, iyAndCera1_principal, whole genome shotgun sequence genome encodes these proteins:
- the Mon1 gene encoding vacuolar fusion protein MON1 homolog, with product MAATEPATIDDGIPEPGIEPGASAETMLVTTDSFEEYEQEMSSSIDDRQMKDSTTSTISEIQEDTQNIPTTPTAAIPREIEKATSLDDPELEDVTHRLGQSNLDSDPLRCKTWLAQRKHIFILSQAGKPIYSRYSSEDKLVTVMGVMQALVSFVQAGSDMIRSVHAGDTNFVFVVKGPLILVAVSKTLESVPQLTLQLTYVYNQIVSVLTQSQLTRVYDQRRNFDLRRLLTGSERLIDHLLNFMDREPAFFLGAIKCLPLLPSMRSSITQTIIQTCGKIKNLVFAILLANNQLVTLVRMNKFFLHPADLHIIQNLVDSSESLKTAESWTPICLPKFDANGYMHGHVSYLAEDCQACLLLLTVDRNVFFTLSEAKQKIVEKLRRTNCLEAINESMNKPPVTTADIGLPEMRHVLYKCRSTAQFWSPGLQPPYTTDEEIERLLGLYQCLHHRLHAPNRPLKLIFQQLDKETMLAWVTVGFELYVTFEPLVTKPDAIEAVGKLLKWIKKEEERLFILNSPTF from the exons ATGGCTGCGACAGAGCCTGCTACTATCGACGATGGCATCCCCGAGCCTGGTATCGAACCAGGTGCCTCTGCGGAAACGATGCTGGTCACGACCGACAGTTTCGAGGAGTACGAGCAGGAGATGAGTAGTAGCATTGACGATAGACAGATGAAGGATAGCACGACTAGTACTATCTCGGAGATCCAGGAGGACACACAAAACATTCCAACGACGCCCACTGCGGCAATCCCGCGGGAAATCGAGAAAGCGACTTCCCTGGACGATCCTGAATTA GAGGATGTTACGCATCGATTAGGTCAAAGTAATCTAGATTCCGATCCCCTACGCTGCAAGACGTGGCTCGCGCAGAGGAagcatatatttattttaagccAAGCAGGGAAACCAATATATTCCAGATACAGTTCCGAAGATAAGCTAGTCACGGTTATGGGCGTCATGCAGGCACTAGTTTCATTCGTCCAAGCCGGCAGCGATATGATCAGATCAGTACACGCCGGAGATACTAATTTTGTATTCGTCGTCAAAGGTCCATTGATATTAGTCGCAGTTTCGAAGACGCTCGAGAGCGTACCTCAACTGACGTTGCAGTTAAC ATATGTATATAATCAGATAGTGTCCGTATTAACGCAGTCGCAGTTGACCAGAGTGTACGATCAACGTAGGAATTTTGATTTACGGAGATTACTAACCGGCAGCGAAAGACTGATAGACCACCTATTAAATTTCATGGACAGAGAGCCGGCATTCTTTCTCGGAGCCATCAAGTGTCTGCCTTTGCTCCCTTCGATGAGGAGCTCCATCACGCAAACTATCATTCAGACGTGCGGTAAAATCAAG AATTTAGTGTTCGCGATACTTCTAGCTAATAACCAATTGGTAACGTTAGTCAGaatgaacaaattttttttacatccaGCGGATTTGCACATAATACAAAATTTGGTCGACAGTTCAGAGTCGCTTAAGACTGCTGAGAGCTGGACGCCGATATGTCTGCCAAAGTTTGACGCCAATGGTTATATGCACGGGCACGTGTCGTACTTGGCCGAGGATTGCCAAGCGTGCTTGCTGTTGCTCACGGTCGATAGAAATGTATTCTTCACCCTCTCCGAAGCAAAGCAA AAAATTGTAGAGAAATTGAGGCGCACCAATTGCTTGGAGGCGATCAATGAATCCATGAACAAACCGCCAGTCACGACCGCTGACATCGGGCTGCCTGAGATGCGGCACGTTTTGTACAAATGTAGAAGCACAGCGCAGTTTTGGAGCCCCGGACTTCAACCTCCGTATACCACGGACGAGGAAATTGAAAG ATTACTTGGACTTTATCAGTGTTTACACCACAGGCTGCATGCTCCGAATCGACCACTAAAACTTATATTCCAGCAACTAGATAAGGAGACAATGTTAGCATGG GTGACAGTAGGTTTTGAGCTGTACGTTACGTTCGAACCGCTCGTAACGAAACCTGACGCCATAGAGGCGGTGGGTAAATTGTTGAAATGGAtaaagaaggaggaagagagattatttattttaaattcgccGACATTTTAA
- the Prp38 gene encoding pre-mRNA processing factor 38, whose translation MANRTVKDAKSIRGTNPQYLVEKIIRSRVYDSKYWKEECFALTAELLVDKAMELRFIGGVYGGNVKPTPFLCLILKMLQIQPEKDIIVEFIKNEEFKYVRALGALYMRLTGSSLDCYKYLEPLFNDNRKLRRQNKQGKFELVHMDEFIDDLLREERCCDVILPRIQKRHVLEENNELEGKVSALEDDMDEGIETSEDEDIPPIKEDTRKRTDEHERDRDRHRDRDKRHSRSDKKAEREKQRSRSRDRERERRERKRSKSPKTHSSSHKEKDRDKDRHRRDDRDRDRDRERERDRDRRRERDRARH comes from the exons ATGGCTAACCGTACCGTAAAAGACGCGAAATCTATTCGTGGCACAAACCCCCAGTATTTAGTGGAGAAAATAATCAGATCTCGAGTTTACGACTCGAAATATTGGAAGGAAGAATGTTTCGCGTTAACCGCGGAGCTCCTAGTCGACAAAGCTATGGAATTGAG GTTCATAGGCGGTGTATACGGTGGAAACGTGAAACCAACGCCATTCCTCTGTCTGATACTGAAAATGCTCCAAATACAACCCGAGAAAGACATCATAGTAGAGTTCATAAAGAACGAGGAGTTCAAATATGTTCGCGCATTAGGAGCCTTGTATATGAGGCTGACAGGGTCGTCGTTGGACTGTTACAAATACCTGGAGCCATTGTTCAATGACAACAGAAAGCTTCGGAGACAAAACAAGCAGGGAAAATTTGAATTGGTTCACATGGATGAGTTCATAGACGACCTCTTAAGGGAAGAAAGATGTTGCGATGTTATTCTACCGAGAATTCAAAAGAGGCACGTCCTGGAGGAGAATAACGAATTAG AAGGAAAGGTGTCGGCGTTAGAAGATGACATGGATGAAGGAATAGAAACGTCGGAAGACGAGGATATACCTCCCATTAAAGAAGACACTCGTAAAAGGACGGATGAGCATGAGAGAGATAGGGATCGCCACAGGGACAGGGACAAAAGGCATTCACGCTCCGATAAGAAGGCTGAGAGGGAGAAACAGAGATCGAGGAGCAGAgacagggagagggagagacgaGAGCGTAAACGTAGCAAGTCACCGAAAACTCACTCCTCGTCGCACAAGGAGAAGGACAGGGACAAGGACAGGCACAGGAGAGACGACAGAGATAGGgatagagacagagagagggaaagagatcgTGACCGAAGACGGGAACGCGACAGAGCTAGACACTGA
- the LOC143368526 gene encoding UPAR/Ly6 domain-containing protein cold-like: MELSGFYWVLLVACFFSFSHALECYVCTNQEGDSEKCLKSTKPCEQGEDACFTEIKWGSALYWSRGAKRQLYVSKRCSTKKECERIKQNNMNDCTYIWYQDWKCSDCCQGDKCNDYVIF, from the exons ATGGAACTCTCAGGATTTTATTGGGTGCTGCTCGTCGCATGTTTCTTCTCGTTCA GCCACGCCCTGGAATGTTACGTGTGTACCAATCAGGAGGGTGACAGCGAGAAGTGTTTGAAAAGCACCAAACCTTGCGAGCAAGGTGAAGATGCGTGTTTCACGGAAATCAAATGGGGCA gcGCGCTCTATTGGTCGCGAGGTGCAAAAAGACAGTTATACGTCTCTAAAAGGTGTTCTACCAAGAAGGAGTGCGAAAGAATAAAGCAGAATAATATGAATGATTGCACGTATATATGGTATCAAGATTGGAAATGTTCCGATTGCTGCCAGGGGGATAAATGCAATGATTACGTCATC tTTTGA